The sequence below is a genomic window from Sphingobacterium sp. ML3W.
TAAATCGAATTCCATCTCAACATAATGATCATAGAAAGTGGTATTTTGCTCTGGATCTAGAACTTCTAATAGTGCCGATGATGGGTCACCTTTGAAATCTGCACTCATCTTATCGATTTCATCCAATACAAAAACTGGGTTTGATGCGCCTGCTTTTTTTAACGATTGGATGATACGCCCTGGCATTGCACCAATATAAGTCTTACGGTGTCCTCGTATCTCTGCTTCATCGCGAACTCCTCCAAGAGCCATTCTCGTATATTTACGTCCTAAAGCTTTTGCAATAGACTTACCCAGCGATGTTTTACCAACCCCCGGAGGGCCTACCAAGCACAGAATAGGTGCTTTCATATTGTTTTTCAATTTCAGAACAGCCAAATATTCAATGATACGTTGTTTGACCTTATCTAGCCCGTAATGATCTTTATCCAAAACTTTCTGTGCTCTGTTAAGGTCAAAATTATCTTTCGTGAATTCATTCCAAGGCAAGTCAAGTAGCAATTCCAAGTAGTTAATCTGTACAGAATAATCTGCAGCTGCCGGATTGATACGTGCCAGTTTTTCAATTTCTTTATCGAAATGCTTAGCTATAACTTCATTCCATTTTTTCTTGGATGCTCTTTTTCGAAGCTCGATTATCTCCAAATCAGGAGTATTGCCACCCAATTCTTCTTGAATTGTCTTCAATTGTTGGTTCAAGAAATAATCACGCTGCTGTTTATCTAAGTCTACTCTAACTTTATTCTGAATCTGATTCTTTAATTCTAAAATTTGAATTTCTGAAGTTAAGAACTCTAATAGTAGACGTGCTTTCTCATCTGCATTTAAAAGCTCTAATAATTGTTGTTTTTGAATTAAATCAACATTGATATTGGAAGAGATAAAATTAATTAAGAAAGTAGGACTTTCAATATTTTTGATTGCGATACCTGCCTCGCTTGGTAGGTTTGGCGATAATTGAATAATCTGAAGCGCCATCTCTTTTAATGTCGCAATCAAAGCTTTGAACTCCTTCGTTGATTTAGGCTTCTCTTCTTTATATTTTTCTACGTTTGCTTTGAGGTAAGGTTCAGTCTGAACTGCTTCTAGCAGTTTAAATCGCTGTTTACCTTGTAATATAACGGTCGTATTACCGTCAGGCATTTGTAATACCTTGATGATATGTGCTACTGTTCCTATTTGATATAATTCATCGATGGTAGGGTCTTCCATAGACATGTCTTTCTGAGCAACGACACCTATGGTTTTATCTCCTTGATAAGCTTCTTTAACTAATTTGATAGATTTATCGCGTCCAACTGTAATCGGAATTACCACACCTGGGAACAAGACTGTATTGCGTAAGGACAAAATAGGGAGTGACTCCGGAATTTCTGCATTGCGCATTTCATCTTCATCGTGCAGACTTAATAATGGAAAGAACTCGGTATCTTCAGATATAATGGGAATCGCCTGATTGAAATCAAATGTTTCGAATTTGCTCATATTATGTTCGGGTATATTTATGTTTTTATGTCAGTTTATGACAACATGTCGCAAAACTGCTAAAAAGTTATTTTTAAATAATGAATTAGGCTATTGCAAGTAAGGTGCCAAGCTCGTATTTGAATTTGAATCACACAATAAGACACTCCTATAAGAAAAAAAGGCAGTCTATGCTACTATTTTTGTCAGATTATTTCGTTTAAATATTGTGTAAATAGGCATAATAATTGTAATATTGAATGCGAATATGGCGTTGTAGGTTAGTGCGGAATCATTATAATTATGAAAGCACATACTAAATGCTTGAATATAAATTAAATACTTTAAAATGAAACGTAATTATTTAAATATGAATCTTAAATCGATTAAATTAGGCTTATTTACTGGCGCATTTGCTTTGATGTCGCTTTCAACCCAAGCACAGACTGCAAAAGAAGAGGAACACTCCAATCCAAATGTTCGTTTAGGTCAAAAAGCGCTATTAGATGGTGACTTTAAAAATGCAGCAATCTATTTAGAGAAATCTTTGCCTCAAGAAAGTAAAGATCCTCATGTATTATACATGTTAGGTTACTCTCAGTTTCAGAACGGCGATTTCAAGAAAGCTGCAGAATCTTTTGGTAAAGTCGTGACTTTAGATAGTAAAAATTCAAATGGTTACTATTTCAAAGGAAAAGCAAATAATAATTTAGCTACACAGACTTCTACTAAATTGAGTAGTGCTGCACGCGAATCATTATTGAAATCGGCAATCGAAGATTATTCGAAAGCAATCGCAATTAACGCTAATGATGTAAAATTATTTCAAAACAGAGCATTGGCATACCGTGATTATGGTATCTTAGTGGGTACAGCTGGTGTTGCTAATTATAACAAAACAGCAGCAACTGAAGCTTACAATAATGCGGTGAAAGATTACGAAAAGGTATTAACTTTTGATGCTTCACGTAAAGACATTCAATCGGAGATTAAGAAAGCGAAAATTTATCGTGACAACTTAAAATAGTCGTGATTATAATGCATTAAAAAAAGCGCTGTATAATTATTATACGGCGCTTTTTATGTAATAATCCAGTAAGATAGGTTTAACAATTATTTGTTAATCGTGTTTTAATCTTCCTGTTATTTTATAATGGCTTTTACCTAAAACCAATATATCCTGTTTTTTTTCAATTTGATAACTCGAGTCTACATCATAAGTCAGCTGTTCATTGCTAGAGTATAAACTATTATCAACTTTCCTTCTGATGACCACCTGTTTTATTTGGCCATCATTATCCTGTTCAATAGCTAAATATTGAATTGCCAATTGGGGCTTTTTCGCCTGATAAGTAATTTTACAATCAACTTCCTTAAAATCATAAAGATTAGAATCGGCATCTTGTGTGATATCGGCAGATATAAATCCACTGAGCTCATTTTGCCAATTGGAAATCCGCAATGATTTAACTTCCTTATCTTCATCCTTGATGACTGTTTTTTCAACGAGGGGATTTAATTTTGTTAATTTTTCAATCTCTCCATTGAAAAATGAATCTAAAGATAGCGTGGAGCCTTTACTGTATTTTGCCTTTTTATCAGTCTGGCAGGACCAAAATAGCAAAGCACTCCCAAGTAATAAGGGTAGTGCTTTGCCTATATATCTGTTTTTCATATTTAGTCTTGTACTAATACCTGACCATTCATCTCAACTGGAATTTCTACTTGCAACAATTTCAATATCGTAGGTGCAATATCACCCAATTTACCATCTTTAACTTGTTTGTAATCTTTATCAATCAATATGCACGGCACAAGATTGGTCGTGTGTGCTGTGTTAACTGAACCATCAGCATTGAGCATGAATTCGGAGTTACCATGGTCGGCAATGATGATAAAGGAATAACCGTACTGCAGACCTTTCTCTACGACTTGTTTAGTACAATTATCTACGGTCTCTACGGCTTTAACTACAGCATCAAATACACCAGTATGACCCACCATGTCTGGGTTGGCAAAATTCAAACAAATGAAATCTGGCTGTGTTTCTTCAATATCTTTTACAATCGCAGCAGTAATACCTTCTGCAGACATTTCAGGCTGTAAATCGTATGTTGCCACCTTTGGAGATGGTACTAATAAACGATGTTCACCTTCAAACTCCTGCTCGCGACCTCCTGAAAAGAAGAAAGTAACATGTGGGTATTTTTCTGTTTCGGCGATACGAACCTGTGTTTTGTGATTTGCAGCTAAAACTTCACCAAGGGTATTTGTTAAGTTATCTTTGTGGAAGATGACCTTCACATTTTTAAACGTCTCGTCATAAGATGTCATAGTCACATAATACAAATCTAGCGGCTTTAAATCATATTCTGGAAATGCTTTTTGTGTCAATGCTATGGTAATCTCACGACCGCGATCTGTTCTGAAGTTGTAACAAATCACAACATCACCATTTTGAATGGTAGCTACAGGCTTATCATCTGCATTTGTCAAAACAAGTGGTTTGATAAACTCATCCGTAATATTTTGGTCGTACGAGTCTTGAATTGCATGTAATACGTCTTTTGTACCCGTACCACTGCCATGAACCATTAAGTCATATGCTAATTTCACGCGTTCCCAACGGTTGTCGCGGTCCATTGCATAATAACGTCCTATTGCAGACGCTAAAGTACCTACGGATGATGGTAAGAAATCTTGTAAAGCTTTTACATAAGTCAATCCTGAATTAGGGTCGGTATCACGTCCATCTAGAAATGCATGAATAAAGACTTGGTCTGAAGTCAACCCTGCATGCTTTGCAGCATCACAGAGACCACGTAAGTGACTCGTATGTGCGTGTACGCCACCGTCAGACAATAGGCCTATAAAATGTACTTTCTTGTTATTCGCTAAAGCATATTTAAATGCGTCTTGAATAGTTGTATCTGTATTGAAGATACCATCGCGAACTGCCTTGTGTATACGCCCTAGCTCTTGATAAACAACACGTCCAGCACCTAAATTCATATGTCCTACTTCAGAGTTTCCCATCTGACCTTCAGGTAATCCAACGGCCTCACCTGAAGCTTCTAGTTTTGAATTAGGATAGGTTGCTTTTAAATAATCTAAATAGGGTGTATTCGCTGCATATGCTGCATCGGACTCATCTTCTTTTCCGTATCCTAATCCGTCTAGGATTAATAGTGCTACTTTTTTTTCCATAATTATATAAGCAAATATAATTTAAAACAACTGATAATTCAAGACTATAGGGTCGGGAATGAAAATTTAATGTTTTTTTAATGTAAATTTTATATAAATTTGGCACTGTTTGTGTTGCCTATTTATCAAATCACTATAGCTAGTCTTACTTATTACTATTGAGCAAGTTCTCGGACGAAACGGTGTTTTAAATTGTTTTGTTTAAATGAAGAAAATTACATTAATTATTTGCCTTTCCGTTTGCATGTTTATGCATTTGTTTGTTAACAACAATAGCGGGTACGCTAAAGTTTGCTACCACTCACCATATATTTTGGCACCCGATATGTCTGATATGAATGATGCTCTTTTGTTGCATTTGAGAGCTGGGAGTGCTAAAAATTTAGCGCGCTTTTTTGGGTCGAATGTGACCTTATCCATCCTAAATGAAGATGGGTTATATTCCAAATTTCAAGGGGAAATGCTTTTGCAATCTTTCTTCTCAAAAAATAAACCAAGTACGGTAAAGTTGCTGCAAAAAATAACGAATAAAACCAATTATAGTTATTACGTTTATCAACTAACAAGTAATAAAAATTCATTTCGACTTTTTGTTAAAGTCAGTTTATCGAAAAATATCGAAACAATCGAAGAATTTCGAGTTGAAAAACAGGCTTCTAAATAATATTTCCAAATTATTTTCTTGAATAAAATTTAAATTTCCATCTTCGCTATATAATTTGTGAGGATTCATGATGGAAAAAAAGGAATATATAAAAAAATTTGTTCACGAGGCTATTCTAGAAGACGTGGGGGATGGCGATCATACAACGCTATCGACCATACCAAAAGATAAGATAGGTGAGGCTAAATTGATCGTAAAAGAAGATGGTATTCTTGCTGGAGTAGAAGTTGCTTTAGAAATCATCAAGCAGATTGATGCTACCCTGGCTTATGAAGTCTTCATCCAAGATGGGAGCGCAGTCAAAGTAGGTGAGATCGCCTTTGTCTTAAAAGGGAAAATCCATAGCATTCTTATAGCAGAACGTTTGATTCTGAACGTGATGCAACGCATGAGCGGAATCGCGACGACGACTCATCGTTATGCCAAGTTATTAGAAGGTACCAAAACAAAAATTTTGGATACACGTAAAACAACTCCTTTACTTCGTTTGTTAGAGAAGGAAGCCGTCAAGATTGGGGGAGGTACCAACCATCGTTTTGGTCTGTACGATATGATTTTGATTAAAGACAATCATGTGGATTATAGCGGTAGTATAACACAGGCTCTAGAAAGCGCCAATGCTTATAGAACGACCCTTAATAAGCCTATTGATATCGAAATTGAGGTTCGAAATTTTGACGAACTAGATGAAGTTATTACCTTTGGACAGGTTGATCGCATCATGTTGGACAATTTTAGCCCTGCTGATGTAAGGAAAGCGGTCGATATAATTGCAGAAAGATTTGTCACTGAGGCTTCTGGAGGAATTACAGAAGAAACACTTCAAGACTATGCAGCTGCAGGGGTAGATTATATCTCAGTAGGGGCATTGACACATTCTGTCAAAAGTTTGGATTTAAGTTTAAAAGCCAAATTAATTTAGGACTTAACAATAATTAATGATTTCTATTTATTTAGTAAGTGCAGTATTACTAGCTTATTTATTTGGTTCGATTCCTACTGCGGTATGGTTTGGGCAAGCGTTTTACGGTGTTGATGTAAGGGAGTATGGAAGTGGAAATGCTGGTGCAACTAATACCTTTCGTGTTTTAGGTCCTAAAGCAGGTGCTGTGGTGATGTTTGTCGACATTTTTAAAGGTTATACCGCTACGAATCTTGCTTATTTAATTGAAGTTGGGCAAAGTACCAGCAACATTCAATTTGTGAATTATCAATTAGCCCTTGGTGTAATTGCCGTTTTAGGTCATTTATTTCCAATTTTTGCGGGTTTTAGGGGAGGAAAGGGTGTAGCCACACTCTTTGGAATGATCTTAGCTATCCATGCTCCAGCAGCTTTGTTATGTGTATCGATTTTTAGTATCATTCTATTAACGACACATTACGTATCATTGAGCTCCATAATGGCTGGTTTCACTTTTCCATTTAGTATAGCATTTCTATTTAAAACTTCGATTCCTTCTGTATTGCTCTATGGGATAGCTATTTGTGCGCTGATCTTAATCACCCATCAAAAGAATATCGAGCGTTTACTGAAAGGACACGAATCTAAAGTTTATCTTTTTAAAAGGAAAAAGGGTACTTAGGCATAAGAATTGCATTTACTATTTGCTTAAGCAGTATATAAAACAAAATATGAAAAAGGCTTTTAAATATACAAGTATGTTCTTAATTGGAGCTACTTTGGCATCTTGTTCGACTGTTCCTATTACAGGACGCAAACAGTTAAGTCTGGTTAGCGATAGTCAGATCCAAGAGCAAGCCGCTTCTTCGTATAAACAATTTTTAAATTCGTCTAAAACACGTGTTATTACGGGTACTAGTCAAGCTACGATGGTCAAAAAAGTAGGAAATAAATTAGCAATAGCTGTTAATCAATATTTGACTCAGCAGGGAATAGCAGATCAATTTAATTTCAACTGGGAATTTAACCTTGTACAAAGTGATGAAATAAATGCTTGGTGTATGCCTGGCGGGAAGGTGGCTATCTACACAGGTATTTTGCCTGTTACGCAGAATGAAACTGGGTTGGCTACAGTAATGGGGCATGAGATTGCGCATGCGATCGCAAGACATTCGATGGAACAAATGTCTAGACAATATGCTACACAGGCTCTTGGAAACGTTTTAGGAGTAGCTACCTCAGGTAGTTCTTATGCTGGAATCGTTAATGCTGCATATGGTATTGGTGGTCAATTGACCTCTTTAAAATATTCGAGAGGAAATGAGTCTGAAGCAGACCGTATGGGACTTGTGATCATGGCAATGGCAGGTTACAACCCGAGTGAAGCCGTTAAATTTTGGGAACGTATGTCGAGTGGTAGTACTAAAGGTAATCCTGAATTCTTGAGCACTCACCCAAGTGACGCTAGACGCATCAGCGATATACAAAAATTGCTTCCTGAAGCTTTAAAATATTACAAAAAATAATTATTTGCATACAAATAATTTGAAAGAGGTCCGAGGACCTCTTTTTTTGTTCTATATAACACCATGCTGAACGTGCATTGGCTTAATTATTGCCTCTCCATATTTATTATACTTAAATAAATTAATTATGGGAATGACAGATTTAATAACAGGCGGTTTAGGTGATAAAATGGCTGCTGGATTGTCCAAAAAATTAGGAATAGATTCTACTAAGGCGACCTGGATTTTAGCAATTGCTGTCCCCTTAATTGCGGGAGCGATTAAATATAACCAAAGTAAAGGTGACAGTAATCAAGCAAAGGGGTTTGCAGACGCTTTGGACACCAAACACGATGGCGCCATTTTGGATCATGTAGATAAAGTAATCGAACAAGGGCCTACGGATGATGGCAATAAGATTGTTCAACATATTTTTGGTAGCAAGACAGAATATGTAGCTGAAGGATTAGCTCAAAAAAGTGGTTTTAGTTCCGCTCAAATAACAGGTGTATTGGCTACTATAGCGCCAATTGTAATGGGTTATTTAGGTAAGGAGAAATCTAATGAGGCACAAAACGGCAATAACAATCCGTTAGGTGATATCTTGGGCGGTTTTTTAGGCGGAAATAACGCAAGTTCTGGTGGCTTGGGTGGAATGCTTGGAAATATATTTGGTGGAGATAAAAAAGTTGAAAATGAGAATCCTACATCTGGAGGATTGACAGATAAAATTTCGGATTTCTTTGATAAGAATAAAGATGGGAGTGCTATTGATGACATTATCGGTATGTTCACCAAAAATAAATAAACGCTAAAACTCTTTTCTTTACGGGTTGTTATTTTATATATAATATATACAATTATGGAATATAGAAATAAATATGATTCTGCTACTGTCGCGTTGGAAAAACTGAAAGATGACGGCTATGTTATTGATTATAATATTGAGCTGAAGCCTTTAATTGCAAATCCAACCAACTATAAAATTGATTATATCTATCGTTATGAAGGGGATTCGAACCCTGACGATGAAAATACGGTTTATGGTATCACAGAAAAGAGCGGTGGCACTCGCGGTGTTTTAGTAGTTGGAAATTTATCATTTGTTGAAGGTGACCTACGAGATGTTATCATCAATCTCGAAATGTCTTACAAACAAGAATTATAACGTAAATAAAGCATTATAAAGGGAATATGGAATCCCTTTATAATGCTATCAATCATCGGGATAGTAAAATCTTAATGATTTCGGACAACTAGGCTACCTTGATGCTCGTCTTTAACAATTTTGATGGAAGCAGGAATACGCTCCTGAAGCTCGTCGACATGTGATATTATACCGACAATACGATTCTCTTTATGCAGCGAGTTAAGTGTTTCAAAAATTAGATTAACGGATTCTGTATCTTGAGTTCCAAACCCTTCATCAATAAAAAAGAAGTTCTTTTCATTTTTGTTGAGACTGCGTGTACTCTCGGCCAATGCTAATGCAAGACAGAGAGAAGCTTGGAAAAACTGACCTCCCGATAATGTCCTGACAGACCTTGATTTACCACCATTCAGATGGTCTATTACTTCAAAATCATTATCCGCATTTATCATTAATTTTAGGTGACCGCGTGTCAATCTCTCAAATCGTTGATTTGCAATCAGGCACAGATCCTCTAAGTATTGGGTCGAGATATAGTCAACAAATCCATTTCCCTTAAAAAGATTTGAAAGAACATTCAGATTTTTACTTCTAAGATTAAGTTTATCAAACTCGACCTGTAATTGCAATTTTTCAGCATACTTTTTTTGAGCGATTAAAACTTGGTCTTTGAGAGATTGCAATTGTCCAATCAGTTTTTCTTTATCTTGTTTTATTTGCTGCAATTCGAGACTTATAGCTGTAATTTGAGATATATCCACAGCTTCTTGTTGTACCTTTTCTTCCAATTGTAGTAATGCAGCCTGTATAATCGCATACTGCTCTTCGAATTGTTTAATGCGTGTTTCTTCTTTATCTAAATCAAGTTGTTGTGCTAAAATTTGTTGCACCTCTACCGCAGACGAATAATTATGTTGTTTTAGCAAATCGTTAATCTGTTTTTGCTGATTATCGATTTGTAAAAGGATTCCGCTCAATTGTAGTTTCAAAGATTTAGTTGCCGTTGAACAAGTTGCTTCTTCCACATTAAGACGATTAACTTCATCAGATAATTTCTTGTATGATTGCTCAGTATCATTGATAAACTTAATGGATTGTACAATTCGATTTTCAATATCTGAAAGAGGTAACTGGTGGTAGTCTGATACATTTAATTGTTTGATCAACTGTAAGTGGCTAGTCAACCTTCCTTCTATTGTTGATTTAGAAAGTATGATACTGTTAAGTACATTATTGTATTTATCTCTTTTACCTTTGAGAATTTCTTGCTCATTTTGGAGTTCTGTAAGTTTATCTTCAGCAGCTGTGCATTTTTTCTCTATTTCGGATACTTGCAGTTTCCATTTTTCAAATGCAGTTCGATCATGAGGGGTGAAATCTTCCCAAATAAATTGATTGAGGTGGGCTTGTTGATCAGTTAAAAGGATCTGTAATTTAGCTTGAAGTGTTTCTACGTCTTTTTTTAAGCTAATTAGATTGGTTTCTACCTGTATAAAATACTGTTTCTGTTGCTGTATTAGCTGTACTTCTGCAAGTAAAGCAACCTTCTGTGATTTCAAAGAATCAAGGTGCATGGAAACATCCTCTGTCTGCATAATATGTGGATGTTGTTCAGATCCACATAGCGGGCAGGCTTGTCCATTTGTCAAAGCATGCGTATAAGTGGCCAGTTGCTGTTGCACCAGTGCTTTATTTGCTTCAATTTGTAGTTTTTCCAACTCAATTGACAACAGGGTTTCCTTCTGTGACAGATTTTCTAACCATGTTTTGGAATCCAGGCCCTGTGTCAAAAATTGCTGCAATATAGTTTGAGTCTCAGTCTGTTTACCTGTTAATTCAAGCTTTATATCTCGTTGATTTTTAACTAATTGTTCTTGTTTACTATACCAGTCATTTATTACAATCAACAAGTCGCTCGGAATACGACTCAATTTTAACTGCTTTAGTTCAAACTGCCTATCTTGAATTAGAGCTAACTTATCTGCAATTTCTTTTTCTACTGAATGAAGGTGAACCTGCCCTTTAGCTATTCGCTCTGTATCCGATGCAATATCATGTTGCAACTGTAGAATCTGAATGATATTCTTTAAATCCTCAACTTCTATTTTTCTGCTGTCAAGTTTATTATAGAGAAGCTCTGTTTTCGTAAGTTCTTGATTTGTAATTAATAGTTTCGTGCTCACCCCATCCATTTGCTTCTGAGCATGTTCAGTATCTGTCTGCAATTGGATGGCTACTTGGTGATCTTTTCTTAAATCTTCAAATAGGTATTTAAAGATTCGCTCGACATGTCTAAAAACTTGAATCTGTCTTTTTAAAGTTGCAATATTATCTTGATTGGCATTAAGTTTAGCGAATATCTCCTTTTTAGATGCAATCTCTCGATAAAGTAATTGTACTTCTAGCAATTTTTGATATTGCTGATCTAAATTTGCATGTTTTTTGGAAACTAGCGCTAAAGTTGATTCTTCTTTCGATAGCTGTGTTACCAATCCCTCGATATTTTCAGCTGTATATTCATCCAGGATTTGAACTGCTCCTGAAATATTTTGAATTTTAAGATCAGTTTCTTTATTCAAAGAAGCAACTTTGTAAAATAGGTCATAATGATCCAGATTGAAAAGCTCTTTCATCATAGCGGATCGTTCTGCTCCCTTAAGTTCTAAAAATTCCTTAAACTGCCCTTGTGGAACAATAACAGTACGATTAAAATTCTTATAGGAAATGCCTAATATCTCTTCAGCATCTGTACTCTCCAAGGGTATCTTTTCACCATTTTCAAAAACATATGCTTTTCTAATTGGTGTGGTCACTTTTTCAAACTGCTTGCTATTTCTCCGCCAAGAAGCTTCAAATGCATATTTTTTATTCTCTTTCCCTATGAAATGAAATTCAATACGTAATTGATTGGAATTCAAATTCATCATATTATACGCCCTATTGTTGGTATTGAGCCTGTTGGTATTTGCAAATAATGCAA
It includes:
- a CDS encoding DUF937 domain-containing protein yields the protein MTDLITGGLGDKMAAGLSKKLGIDSTKATWILAIAVPLIAGAIKYNQSKGDSNQAKGFADALDTKHDGAILDHVDKVIEQGPTDDGNKIVQHIFGSKTEYVAEGLAQKSGFSSAQITGVLATIAPIVMGYLGKEKSNEAQNGNNNPLGDILGGFLGGNNASSGGLGGMLGNIFGGDKKVENENPTSGGLTDKISDFFDKNKDGSAIDDIIGMFTKNK
- the lon gene encoding endopeptidase La is translated as MSKFETFDFNQAIPIISEDTEFFPLLSLHDEDEMRNAEIPESLPILSLRNTVLFPGVVIPITVGRDKSIKLVKEAYQGDKTIGVVAQKDMSMEDPTIDELYQIGTVAHIIKVLQMPDGNTTVILQGKQRFKLLEAVQTEPYLKANVEKYKEEKPKSTKEFKALIATLKEMALQIIQLSPNLPSEAGIAIKNIESPTFLINFISSNINVDLIQKQQLLELLNADEKARLLLEFLTSEIQILELKNQIQNKVRVDLDKQQRDYFLNQQLKTIQEELGGNTPDLEIIELRKRASKKKWNEVIAKHFDKEIEKLARINPAAADYSVQINYLELLLDLPWNEFTKDNFDLNRAQKVLDKDHYGLDKVKQRIIEYLAVLKLKNNMKAPILCLVGPPGVGKTSLGKSIAKALGRKYTRMALGGVRDEAEIRGHRKTYIGAMPGRIIQSLKKAGASNPVFVLDEIDKMSADFKGDPSSALLEVLDPEQNTTFYDHYVEMEFDLSKVMFIATANSLNNIQPALLDRMEIIEVNGYTIEEKIEIAKKHLLPKQREAHGLTAKDVSLKAKIIEKIIEEYTRESGVRGLEKKIGSTVRGIATRIVMEKEYNVNVNDKDIVEILGAPIFDKDSYENNEVAGVVTGLAWTSVGGDILFIESSLSPGKGKMSLTGNLGDVMKESASIAMAYLRSHSEEFNIDYRVFDHWDVHIHVPAGATPKDGPSAGVTMLTALTSLFTQRKVKENLAMTGEITLRGKVLPVGGIKEKILAAKRANIKEIILCKSNQKDIEEIKESYITDMKFHYVTEMSEVIALGLLNQKVKNAKNLLQYLDEKK
- the nadC gene encoding carboxylating nicotinate-nucleotide diphosphorylase encodes the protein MMEKKEYIKKFVHEAILEDVGDGDHTTLSTIPKDKIGEAKLIVKEDGILAGVEVALEIIKQIDATLAYEVFIQDGSAVKVGEIAFVLKGKIHSILIAERLILNVMQRMSGIATTTHRYAKLLEGTKTKILDTRKTTPLLRLLEKEAVKIGGGTNHRFGLYDMILIKDNHVDYSGSITQALESANAYRTTLNKPIDIEIEVRNFDELDEVITFGQVDRIMLDNFSPADVRKAVDIIAERFVTEASGGITEETLQDYAAAGVDYISVGALTHSVKSLDLSLKAKLI
- a CDS encoding M48 family metallopeptidase translates to MKKAFKYTSMFLIGATLASCSTVPITGRKQLSLVSDSQIQEQAASSYKQFLNSSKTRVITGTSQATMVKKVGNKLAIAVNQYLTQQGIADQFNFNWEFNLVQSDEINAWCMPGGKVAIYTGILPVTQNETGLATVMGHEIAHAIARHSMEQMSRQYATQALGNVLGVATSGSSYAGIVNAAYGIGGQLTSLKYSRGNESEADRMGLVIMAMAGYNPSEAVKFWERMSSGSTKGNPEFLSTHPSDARRISDIQKLLPEALKYYKK
- a CDS encoding tetratricopeptide repeat protein; the encoded protein is MKRNYLNMNLKSIKLGLFTGAFALMSLSTQAQTAKEEEHSNPNVRLGQKALLDGDFKNAAIYLEKSLPQESKDPHVLYMLGYSQFQNGDFKKAAESFGKVVTLDSKNSNGYYFKGKANNNLATQTSTKLSSAARESLLKSAIEDYSKAIAINANDVKLFQNRALAYRDYGILVGTAGVANYNKTAATEAYNNAVKDYEKVLTFDASRKDIQSEIKKAKIYRDNLK
- the gpmI gene encoding 2,3-bisphosphoglycerate-independent phosphoglycerate mutase; this encodes MMEKKVALLILDGLGYGKEDESDAAYAANTPYLDYLKATYPNSKLEASGEAVGLPEGQMGNSEVGHMNLGAGRVVYQELGRIHKAVRDGIFNTDTTIQDAFKYALANNKKVHFIGLLSDGGVHAHTSHLRGLCDAAKHAGLTSDQVFIHAFLDGRDTDPNSGLTYVKALQDFLPSSVGTLASAIGRYYAMDRDNRWERVKLAYDLMVHGSGTGTKDVLHAIQDSYDQNITDEFIKPLVLTNADDKPVATIQNGDVVICYNFRTDRGREITIALTQKAFPEYDLKPLDLYYVTMTSYDETFKNVKVIFHKDNLTNTLGEVLAANHKTQVRIAETEKYPHVTFFFSGGREQEFEGEHRLLVPSPKVATYDLQPEMSAEGITAAIVKDIEETQPDFICLNFANPDMVGHTGVFDAVVKAVETVDNCTKQVVEKGLQYGYSFIIIADHGNSEFMLNADGSVNTAHTTNLVPCILIDKDYKQVKDGKLGDIAPTILKLLQVEIPVEMNGQVLVQD
- the plsY gene encoding glycerol-3-phosphate 1-O-acyltransferase PlsY, producing MISIYLVSAVLLAYLFGSIPTAVWFGQAFYGVDVREYGSGNAGATNTFRVLGPKAGAVVMFVDIFKGYTATNLAYLIEVGQSTSNIQFVNYQLALGVIAVLGHLFPIFAGFRGGKGVATLFGMILAIHAPAALLCVSIFSIILLTTHYVSLSSIMAGFTFPFSIAFLFKTSIPSVLLYGIAICALILITHQKNIERLLKGHESKVYLFKRKKGT
- a CDS encoding DUF4783 domain-containing protein, with protein sequence MKKITLIICLSVCMFMHLFVNNNSGYAKVCYHSPYILAPDMSDMNDALLLHLRAGSAKNLARFFGSNVTLSILNEDGLYSKFQGEMLLQSFFSKNKPSTVKLLQKITNKTNYSYYVYQLTSNKNSFRLFVKVSLSKNIETIEEFRVEKQASK